In the genome of Staphylococcus durrellii, one region contains:
- the thiI gene encoding tRNA uracil 4-sulfurtransferase ThiI, which translates to MTYDHLLVRYGELTLKGGNRKMFVNQLRTNVQNALRSLDGIKIKANRDRMYIELEEQAEIDEIIERLSKIFGIYSISPVMKVEKSVEAVEQQANEFASNYNNGDTFKIDVKRADKNFPYDTYDLQRQVGGAVLKENDHISVNVKQPDHEIKVEVRIDAIYIYDQTIEGVGGLPVGTSGKTLLMLSGGIDSPVAGMEVMRRGVTIEAIHFHSPPFTSEKAKDKVIELTRILAQHVGPIKLHIVPFTELQKQINKVVHERYTMTSTRRMMMQVADKLVHKIGGHAIVNGENLGQVASQTLKSMYAINNVTSTPILRPLLTLDKEEIVKKAKLYGTFDVSIQPYEDCCTIFTPKNPVTEPDFAKVLKYESVYDFEDMINRAVENIETIIITKDYKSEKEAETNAIIEDLF; encoded by the coding sequence ATGACTTATGACCATTTATTAGTTAGATATGGTGAGTTAACGCTTAAAGGCGGTAATCGTAAAATGTTCGTTAATCAATTGCGCACAAACGTACAAAACGCGTTACGTTCATTAGATGGAATAAAAATTAAAGCCAATAGAGATAGAATGTATATAGAACTAGAAGAGCAAGCTGAAATTGATGAAATCATTGAACGTTTGTCAAAAATATTTGGCATTTATTCAATCAGTCCGGTTATGAAAGTAGAAAAGTCAGTCGAAGCGGTAGAACAACAAGCAAATGAGTTTGCTAGTAATTATAATAATGGTGACACATTTAAAATTGATGTAAAACGCGCTGATAAAAATTTCCCTTATGACACTTATGATTTACAACGCCAAGTCGGCGGTGCTGTGTTAAAAGAGAATGACCATATTAGTGTTAATGTGAAGCAACCAGATCATGAGATTAAAGTTGAAGTTAGAATAGATGCAATTTATATCTATGATCAAACTATTGAAGGTGTTGGAGGACTACCTGTTGGTACTAGTGGTAAAACACTATTAATGCTATCTGGTGGAATTGACTCGCCTGTGGCTGGTATGGAAGTTATGCGTCGTGGTGTTACTATAGAAGCAATTCATTTCCATAGTCCGCCTTTTACTAGTGAAAAAGCAAAAGATAAAGTAATTGAGCTAACACGTATATTAGCTCAACATGTGGGACCGATAAAATTACACATCGTGCCATTTACTGAGTTGCAAAAACAAATTAATAAAGTCGTTCATGAACGTTATACTATGACGTCTACACGTCGTATGATGATGCAAGTAGCTGATAAATTAGTCCATAAAATTGGCGGTCATGCGATTGTTAATGGTGAAAATTTAGGTCAAGTGGCAAGTCAAACACTTAAAAGTATGTATGCTATAAATAATGTAACTTCAACACCTATATTACGACCTTTATTAACATTAGATAAGGAAGAAATAGTGAAAAAGGCTAAGCTTTATGGCACGTTTGATGTCTCAATTCAACCTTATGAAGATTGCTGTACTATTTTCACACCTAAAAATCCTGTGACAGAGCCAGATTTTGCTAAAGTCTTAAAATATGAAAGTGTCTATGATTTTGAAGATATGATAAACCGAGCAGTAGAAAATATTGAGACCATAATTATAACTAAAGATTATAAAAGCGAAAAAGAAGCTGAGACTAACGCAATAATAGAAGATTTATTTTAA
- a CDS encoding TSUP family transporter: MDWDLSIILIVIALGFLAAFIDAVVGGGGLISIPTLLAIGLPPSIALGTNKLASVFGTMTSAMRFIRSRKVDLSLVGKLLPFVFIFSIIGSSLATFLPADLLKPIVIIILTAVLIYTLIRKDWGSIRTFNKLTAAKAILFTSLISIIGFYDGFLGGGTGSFLLFILLMFGFDFLSAAGNAKVLNFGSNLGALLLFICLGHVDYFIGIIMALSMIAGSYVGAMFAINKGVGYVKVLFVIVTAILILKNAYDYISQTF; the protein is encoded by the coding sequence ATGGATTGGGATTTATCAATTATATTAATTGTAATAGCGTTAGGATTTTTAGCGGCATTTATTGATGCAGTCGTAGGTGGCGGTGGATTAATTTCAATCCCAACTTTATTAGCGATTGGCTTACCACCTTCAATCGCACTAGGTACCAACAAACTAGCTAGTGTTTTTGGTACAATGACTAGCGCAATGAGGTTTATTAGGTCAAGAAAAGTAGATTTATCTTTAGTTGGGAAGTTATTGCCATTTGTGTTTATTTTTTCAATAATCGGCTCCAGTCTCGCAACTTTTTTACCTGCAGATTTATTAAAACCAATCGTAATTATAATACTTACTGCTGTACTTATATATACTTTGATACGTAAAGATTGGGGTAGCATACGTACATTTAATAAATTAACAGCAGCAAAAGCAATTCTTTTTACTTCTTTAATTAGTATTATTGGATTTTATGATGGTTTCTTAGGTGGTGGTACGGGGTCCTTTTTACTATTTATTTTACTTATGTTCGGCTTTGATTTTTTAAGTGCAGCTGGAAATGCGAAGGTCTTAAATTTTGGTTCTAACTTAGGTGCTTTATTGTTGTTTATTTGTTTAGGACATGTTGACTACTTTATAGGTATTATCATGGCACTTAGTATGATAGCCGGATCATACGTTGGTGCAATGTTTGCAATAAACAAAGGTGTTGGATATGTTAAAGTATTATTTGTTATTGTAACGGCAATACTAATTTTGAAAAATGCTTATGATTATATAAGTCAGACATTTTAA
- the sppA gene encoding signal peptide peptidase SppA, which produces MSKKRVIAIILAVVVILGGITVSSISAIVSSFISNSSSSNVDPFTEKTEQQGSSSKRIAHLTLNGEISEGSGGGLFGGSGYDHEAFMKQLDNVKKDNSVKGVLLTVNSPGGGTYPSDEIYNKIKQIKKKGKKVYVYMESLAASGGYYISAPADKIYAGPQSMVGSIGVIMSNVDYSGLQEKLGIKENVVKSGAHKDILSSSRPMTSDEKNILQSMLNDSFDRFVNIVKNGRHMSEKKVRKLADGRVYSAQQAEKNGLIDKIGYKNEALKSLKKDIHANNAEVFEYSESEGIFSTFFNAQSSVKQFKNDINDIKSVITNDTKAKPMYLYEG; this is translated from the coding sequence ATGTCTAAAAAAAGAGTGATTGCCATCATTCTAGCTGTTGTTGTGATATTAGGTGGGATTACTGTAAGTTCTATTAGTGCTATAGTGAGTTCATTTATTTCAAATAGCAGTTCTAGTAACGTCGACCCATTCACAGAAAAAACAGAACAACAAGGGAGTTCATCTAAAAGAATTGCACATTTAACGCTAAACGGTGAAATTTCTGAAGGTTCTGGCGGTGGTTTGTTTGGGGGAAGTGGTTACGATCATGAAGCTTTTATGAAGCAATTGGATAATGTCAAAAAAGATAATTCGGTTAAAGGTGTCTTGCTAACTGTTAATTCACCAGGTGGTGGTACCTATCCAAGTGATGAAATTTATAATAAAATTAAACAGATAAAGAAAAAGGGTAAAAAAGTTTACGTATATATGGAAAGTTTAGCTGCTTCTGGTGGTTATTATATTTCAGCACCTGCAGATAAAATTTATGCGGGCCCTCAATCTATGGTGGGTTCAATTGGAGTAATCATGTCTAATGTAGATTATTCAGGTTTGCAAGAGAAACTAGGAATCAAGGAAAATGTTGTTAAGTCAGGCGCACATAAAGATATATTAAGTAGTTCAAGGCCTATGACAAGTGATGAAAAGAATATACTTCAATCAATGTTAAATGATAGCTTTGATCGTTTTGTTAATATTGTAAAAAATGGACGTCACATGTCTGAGAAAAAAGTAAGAAAATTAGCCGACGGGCGAGTTTACAGTGCACAACAAGCGGAGAAAAATGGCTTGATTGATAAAATAGGCTATAAAAATGAAGCGTTGAAATCACTAAAAAAAGATATACATGCTAACAATGCGGAAGTATTTGAATATAGTGAGAGTGAAGGCATTTTCTCTACATTTTTCAATGCTCAATCAAGTGTGAAACAATTCAAAAATGATATCAATGATATTAAATCAGTAATTACGAATGATACTAAAGCTAAACCAATGTATTTATATGAAGGGTAG
- a CDS encoding RDD family protein — translation MSTQYNVNDNQETAASQSATNEPVSNELIHEQMINSIYAGFGIRFWSFIIDLLIIFGIHSIILKPIYYLTKIDNIKLWIDYFSVGHMLDAVVFYLYFVLLTKYFKQTLGKMICNIRVEREDRKQLTWTDILFREWIGRIVCGIIFNLLYLVTIFTKKHKGIHDYFAGTVVIRNKFEKLFYLK, via the coding sequence TTGTCTACACAATATAATGTTAACGACAACCAAGAAACAGCTGCATCGCAATCTGCCACCAATGAACCTGTGTCTAATGAATTAATACATGAACAAATGATAAATTCAATATATGCAGGCTTTGGTATTCGCTTTTGGAGTTTTATTATCGATTTATTAATTATATTTGGAATTCATAGCATTATTTTAAAGCCAATATATTACTTGACTAAAATTGATAATATTAAATTATGGATAGATTATTTTAGTGTTGGTCATATGCTCGATGCAGTAGTCTTTTATTTATACTTCGTCTTATTAACGAAATATTTTAAACAAACATTAGGTAAAATGATTTGTAACATACGTGTTGAACGTGAAGACCGAAAACAACTCACATGGACAGATATTTTATTTAGAGAATGGATTGGCCGAATTGTGTGTGGTATTATCTTCAACTTATTATATTTAGTAACTATTTTCACTAAAAAACATAAAGGTATCCACGATTACTTTGCTGGAACTGTTGTCATTAGAAATAAATTTGAAAAATTATTTTATTTGAAATGA
- the tpx gene encoding thiol peroxidase, protein MTQITFKQEPITLAGEQVKVGQTAPDFSVLDNGLNEVTLANYEGQKKLISVVPSIDTGVCDQQTRKFNEEAAQENGVVLTISVDLPFAQKRWCAANGLDNVLTLSDHKDLSFGKNYGVIMEELRLLARSVFVLDQNNKVVYSEIVSEGTDFPDFDSALEAYRNI, encoded by the coding sequence ATGACACAAATTACATTTAAGCAAGAACCAATTACTTTAGCTGGTGAACAAGTTAAAGTAGGACAAACGGCACCAGACTTTTCAGTATTAGATAACGGCCTAAACGAAGTAACGTTAGCTAATTATGAAGGTCAAAAGAAATTAATAAGTGTAGTTCCATCTATTGATACTGGTGTTTGTGATCAACAAACACGTAAATTTAATGAAGAAGCTGCTCAAGAAAACGGTGTAGTATTAACTATTTCTGTTGATTTACCATTTGCTCAAAAGAGATGGTGTGCTGCTAACGGTTTAGATAATGTATTGACATTAAGTGACCATAAAGATTTATCATTTGGTAAAAATTACGGTGTTATTATGGAAGAATTGCGTTTATTAGCGCGTTCAGTATTTGTATTGGACCAAAATAATAAAGTAGTTTATTCTGAAATCGTTTCTGAAGGTACTGACTTCCCAGATTTCGATAGTGCGTTAGAAGCATATCGTAATATTTAA
- a CDS encoding class I SAM-dependent methyltransferase, translated as MAEEQTIMERLFQTLDSKAKNLNEENGQSFIENLGLAMEDVYKNERDLLEQATFQDRRKAFQFAYLSLLQNEEIQANHQITPDSIGLILGFLVKQFMSDSETLHIADLASGAGHLSASVHEVMTDVNLMHHLVEVDPVLSRVSVHLANFLEIPFDVYPQDAIMPLTFEDANAVIGDLPIGYYPADERSHEMELGFKEGHSYSHYLLIEQAISALEPSGYAFLVVPSNIFEGDNVKQLQNFIATESEMQAFLNLPATLFKNENARKSILILQKKETNVTKPVEVLLANIPDFKNPQQFQGFLADLTEWMKANHPEK; from the coding sequence ATGGCCGAAGAACAAACAATTATGGAGAGACTATTTCAAACGTTGGATAGCAAAGCTAAAAACTTAAATGAAGAAAATGGACAAAGTTTCATTGAAAATCTAGGTTTAGCAATGGAAGATGTTTATAAAAATGAAAGAGATTTATTAGAACAAGCAACTTTTCAAGATAGAAGAAAAGCATTTCAATTTGCGTATTTAAGCTTATTACAAAATGAAGAAATTCAAGCAAATCACCAGATTACGCCAGATTCAATTGGGTTAATTTTAGGATTTCTAGTAAAACAATTTATGTCAGATAGTGAAACATTGCATATTGCTGACTTAGCAAGTGGCGCTGGTCATCTAAGTGCTTCTGTACATGAAGTAATGACTGATGTTAACTTGATGCATCACTTAGTCGAAGTTGATCCCGTATTATCTAGAGTTAGCGTTCATTTAGCAAACTTTTTAGAAATTCCTTTTGATGTATATCCACAGGATGCGATAATGCCGCTTACTTTTGAAGATGCGAATGCAGTTATTGGTGACTTACCAATCGGTTATTATCCTGCTGATGAACGTAGTCATGAAATGGAATTAGGGTTTAAAGAGGGACACAGTTATTCACATTATTTACTTATTGAACAAGCCATATCTGCTTTAGAGCCTTCTGGTTATGCATTTTTAGTAGTGCCTAGTAATATCTTTGAAGGTGACAATGTAAAACAGTTACAAAATTTCATTGCTACAGAATCAGAAATGCAAGCCTTTTTAAATTTACCAGCTACATTGTTTAAAAATGAAAATGCACGCAAATCTATTTTAATTCTACAAAAGAAAGAGACTAATGTTACAAAGCCGGTTGAGGTCTTGTTAGCCAATATTCCTGATTTTAAAAATCCACAACAATTCCAAGGCTTTTTAGCTGATTTAACTGAATGGATGAAAGCAAATCATCCTGAAAAATAA